One window from the genome of Pedobacter schmidteae encodes:
- a CDS encoding TetR/AcrR family transcriptional regulator has protein sequence MTSRDTGTEQLIKDTAKHLFFAEGKLHATTQEIADAAGVNRTLVNYYFRSRDALFDQVFNEAQESLVKTFDELIESDMPFKEKIGNLISVFLKEAMQFPYRELFIITQMNRNDVIDAKKARVKKVNAFLEQIQAEMDKGTIKAMNPRHFSMNLFALMAYPLVTAPLHKILFGMNDEDYSALMEERKQLIFETIFP, from the coding sequence ATGACCTCAAGAGACACTGGAACAGAACAATTAATTAAAGATACAGCCAAGCATTTGTTCTTCGCTGAAGGCAAGTTACATGCCACTACACAAGAGATTGCAGATGCAGCAGGCGTAAATCGTACGCTAGTCAATTACTACTTCCGATCCAGAGATGCCCTGTTTGATCAGGTGTTCAACGAAGCACAGGAATCACTTGTGAAGACCTTTGATGAGCTCATTGAATCAGATATGCCCTTCAAAGAAAAAATAGGAAACCTGATTTCTGTATTTCTGAAAGAAGCCATGCAATTCCCCTATCGCGAACTTTTTATCATCACCCAGATGAACAGAAATGATGTGATTGATGCCAAAAAAGCAAGGGTAAAAAAAGTGAATGCCTTTTTGGAACAAATCCAGGCGGAGATGGACAAGGGCACCATAAAAGCCATGAACCCAAGGCATTTCTCGATGAACTTATTTGCCCTGATGGCATATCCATTGGTTACCGCGCCCCTGCATAAAATACTATTTGGCATGAATGATGAGGACTATTCGGCACTAATGGAAGAGCGAAAACAACTAATTTTTGAAACCATCTTTCCCTAA
- a CDS encoding lipid A deacylase LpxR family protein, producing the protein MNRKSLLTATIALLLGSNTFAQTYKNEFGFRSDNDSYLAQGSDRYYTNGLFIYFRHALDQEKLSAKLEKKIYEISAGQKMYNPISGYAPDPAKQDRPFAGYLYAGGVLNLFYSNESILKLGAELGTTGPNSLAEDGQKLLHDVVGFYALDGWQYQIKNALAVNLSAQYTRLLHRASNNATDFSFEGYANAGTTFSGAGAGILFRAGGLNQLFNSAYTNAVIGNNPKTKALVKREVFFYAKPQLNFVAYDATIQGSMFNNNDPVTFGAKPIVFAQQIGFNYSSQRFTFDFGMVFKTKEVKSTAKAHQYGSISMFYRFN; encoded by the coding sequence ATGAACAGGAAATCTTTACTTACAGCTACAATAGCCTTATTACTTGGAAGCAACACATTTGCCCAAACCTATAAAAATGAATTTGGATTCCGCAGCGATAACGATTCATACCTGGCACAGGGTTCCGACCGTTACTATACCAACGGGCTGTTTATCTATTTCCGTCATGCGCTGGATCAGGAAAAATTAAGTGCTAAGCTCGAAAAAAAGATATATGAAATTTCTGCAGGGCAAAAAATGTATAACCCAATTTCGGGCTATGCACCAGACCCTGCTAAACAAGACCGTCCTTTTGCCGGCTACTTATATGCTGGTGGAGTGCTGAATCTTTTTTACAGCAACGAAAGCATTTTAAAATTAGGTGCTGAGCTGGGAACCACAGGCCCAAATTCGCTGGCAGAAGACGGGCAGAAACTGCTGCACGACGTTGTTGGTTTTTATGCACTGGATGGATGGCAGTACCAGATAAAAAATGCTTTAGCGGTTAACTTGTCTGCCCAATACACCAGGCTGTTGCATCGTGCCTCAAACAATGCAACAGATTTTTCTTTTGAAGGCTATGCCAATGCCGGAACCACATTTAGTGGTGCGGGAGCTGGCATTTTATTTAGAGCCGGAGGCCTAAATCAGCTGTTTAACTCGGCTTATACCAATGCGGTAATTGGCAACAATCCTAAAACAAAAGCATTGGTAAAAAGAGAGGTATTCTTTTATGCAAAGCCGCAACTAAATTTTGTTGCTTACGACGCCACCATACAGGGTAGCATGTTCAACAACAATGATCCGGTTACATTTGGCGCAAAGCCGATTGTGTTTGCCCAGCAAATTGGTTTCAACTACAGTTCTCAACGATTTACGTTCGATTTTGGAATGGTATTTAAAACCAAAGAGGTAAAAAGCACCGCCAAAGCCCATCAATACGGATCCATCAGCATGTTTTATCGCTTTAACTAA
- the lon gene encoding endopeptidase La: protein MSKRDQFDFSNALPIINEDTEFFPLMSQQDEDEMNNEETPEILPILPLRNTVLFPGVVIPITVGRDKSIKLIKEAYKGDRIIGVVSQRDVSIEDPTFEQLNDVGTVAHIIKMLQMPDGNTTVIIQGKQRFRLLEEVQSEPYIKVTISKFEETKHKSDKEFKALVASIKEMSSQIIQLSPNIPSEAGIALKNIESTSFLINFISSNMNADVADKQKMLEMTNLRERATMVMELLTLELQMLELKNQIQSKVRTDLDKQQRDYFLNQQLKTIQEELGGNSSDLEYEALESRAQKKKWADQVATHFNKELEKLGRMNPAAPDYSVQINYLELLLDLPWNEFTKDNFDLKRAQRVLDKDHFGLEKVKQRIIEYLAVLKLKRDMKAPILCLVGPPGVGKTSLGKSIAKALNRKYVRMALGGIRDEAEIRGHRKTYIGAMPGRIIQSIKKAGASNPVFVLDEIDKVGSDFRGDPSSALLEVLDPEQNNAFNDHYVETDYDLSNVLFIATANSLSSIHPALLDRMEIIEVNGYTIEEKIEIAKKYLLPKQKEQHGIKSKDITLKGSLIEKVIEDYTRESGVRGLEKKIGSLVRGVATKIAMEETYDPNLNQEDVERILGAPLYDKDLYEGNEVAGVVTGLAWTQVGGDILFIEASLSPGKGKLTLTGNLGDVMKESAIIALAYLRAHADIFNIDYALFDQWDVHVHVPAGATPKDGPSAGITMLTALTSAFTQRKVKSNLAMTGEITLRGKVLPVGGIKEKILAAKRANIKDIILCKSNRKDILEIKESYIKDLNFHYVTEMREVVELALTKEKVKNPQNLTVKPTKIAD, encoded by the coding sequence ATGAGTAAACGAGATCAATTCGATTTTAGCAATGCATTACCTATCATAAATGAAGACACCGAATTTTTCCCATTGATGTCTCAACAGGATGAAGATGAGATGAATAATGAGGAGACACCTGAAATTTTGCCTATCCTTCCGTTAAGGAATACGGTTCTTTTTCCGGGGGTTGTGATACCTATTACGGTAGGCAGAGACAAATCTATCAAGCTTATCAAAGAAGCCTACAAGGGTGACAGAATCATTGGTGTGGTTTCGCAGCGCGATGTTTCTATAGAAGACCCAACCTTTGAGCAACTGAACGATGTGGGCACAGTAGCGCACATTATTAAAATGCTGCAAATGCCAGATGGCAATACCACAGTAATTATACAAGGCAAGCAGCGCTTTCGTTTATTAGAAGAAGTACAGTCCGAACCCTATATTAAAGTAACCATCAGCAAGTTTGAGGAAACCAAACATAAATCTGATAAGGAATTTAAAGCCCTTGTTGCTTCTATTAAGGAAATGTCGAGCCAGATTATTCAGCTATCACCAAATATTCCGAGCGAAGCAGGTATTGCGCTGAAAAATATAGAGAGTACTTCTTTTCTGATCAATTTCATCTCTTCAAACATGAACGCAGATGTAGCTGACAAACAGAAAATGCTGGAGATGACGAATCTTCGGGAACGCGCAACCATGGTTATGGAATTACTTACACTGGAGCTGCAGATGCTGGAACTCAAAAACCAGATCCAATCAAAAGTGCGTACCGACCTGGACAAACAACAAAGGGATTATTTCTTAAATCAACAGCTAAAAACCATACAGGAAGAATTGGGTGGCAATTCGTCAGATCTGGAATATGAAGCCCTGGAAAGCCGTGCGCAGAAGAAAAAATGGGCCGATCAGGTGGCCACACATTTTAACAAAGAGCTGGAAAAACTAGGTCGGATGAATCCTGCGGCACCAGACTATTCTGTACAAATCAATTATCTGGAGCTATTACTGGACTTACCCTGGAACGAATTTACCAAAGATAATTTTGACCTGAAACGTGCGCAACGTGTATTGGACAAAGACCACTTTGGACTGGAAAAGGTAAAACAGCGTATCATAGAGTATCTTGCGGTATTGAAACTGAAACGCGATATGAAGGCTCCTATTCTGTGCCTGGTTGGCCCTCCTGGAGTTGGAAAAACATCTTTGGGTAAATCAATTGCCAAAGCGCTTAATCGTAAATATGTACGTATGGCCCTGGGCGGTATCCGCGATGAAGCAGAAATACGCGGCCACCGCAAAACCTATATTGGTGCAATGCCAGGGCGCATTATCCAATCCATCAAAAAAGCAGGTGCATCTAACCCTGTATTTGTACTGGATGAGATTGATAAAGTAGGCTCTGATTTTAGAGGCGACCCTTCGTCGGCCCTGCTGGAGGTGTTGGACCCTGAACAGAACAATGCCTTTAATGATCATTATGTAGAAACAGATTATGATCTGTCCAACGTATTGTTTATTGCCACCGCAAACTCACTAAGCTCCATACATCCGGCTTTGTTAGACCGTATGGAAATTATTGAAGTGAATGGATATACCATTGAGGAGAAAATAGAAATTGCAAAAAAATACCTGTTGCCTAAACAAAAAGAGCAGCATGGTATAAAAAGCAAAGACATTACACTAAAAGGGTCTTTAATTGAAAAAGTAATTGAAGATTATACCCGCGAATCGGGCGTACGTGGACTGGAGAAAAAAATAGGTTCATTGGTACGTGGCGTGGCTACAAAAATTGCCATGGAGGAAACCTATGATCCAAATCTGAATCAGGAAGATGTAGAACGCATTTTAGGGGCTCCCTTGTACGACAAAGATCTGTATGAGGGTAACGAGGTTGCCGGTGTAGTAACCGGCCTGGCCTGGACACAGGTTGGGGGCGACATTTTGTTTATTGAAGCCAGCTTAAGTCCGGGTAAAGGAAAACTAACCCTTACCGGTAACCTGGGAGATGTGATGAAAGAATCGGCCATAATTGCGTTGGCTTATCTACGCGCCCATGCCGACATCTTTAACATTGATTATGCACTGTTTGACCAATGGGATGTACATGTTCACGTTCCGGCCGGCGCCACACCTAAGGATGGCCCTTCGGCAGGTATTACTATGCTTACTGCATTAACTTCGGCATTTACACAGCGTAAAGTAAAATCTAATCTGGCTATGACCGGCGAGATTACCTTACGTGGTAAAGTATTGCCTGTGGGTGGTATAAAAGAGAAAATACTGGCTGCCAAACGTGCCAATATAAAAGATATCATTTTATGTAAATCTAATCGTAAAGATATCCTGGAGATCAAAGAATCTTATATCAAAGACTTGAACTTCCATTACGTTACAGAAATGAGAGAGGTGGTAGAGCTTGCTTTGACAAAAGAGAAGGTAAAAAACCCGCAGAATTTGACTGTTAAACCTACAAAAATTGCAGATTAA
- the cmk gene encoding (d)CMP kinase: protein MRKNLVIAIDGYSSCGKSTLAKALAKKLGFIYIDSGAMYRAVTLYFLRNHIDVNDPEAVVDALQHIELNFHSRDYQSHITLNGEEVSEEIRQMPVSENVSEVSANKQVRKEMVKQQQRMGKSKNIVMDGRDIGTTVYPDAQVKFFMTADPKIRAERRFRELQSKGDTTTSLEDVFENLAHRDYADTTRKESPLTRAEDAIILDNTDLTESEQLHFALDMVHQHLP from the coding sequence ATGAGAAAAAACCTTGTGATAGCTATTGATGGCTACTCCTCTTGTGGAAAAAGTACCCTGGCCAAGGCACTGGCCAAAAAACTTGGCTTTATATATATAGATAGCGGTGCAATGTACCGGGCAGTAACACTATATTTCCTGCGCAATCACATTGATGTAAATGATCCTGAGGCGGTAGTTGATGCCCTTCAGCACATAGAGCTGAATTTTCACTCGCGCGACTACCAGTCGCACATCACCTTAAACGGTGAAGAAGTATCAGAAGAAATCAGACAGATGCCGGTCTCTGAAAATGTAAGCGAGGTATCGGCCAATAAACAGGTACGCAAGGAGATGGTAAAGCAGCAACAGCGAATGGGCAAATCCAAAAACATTGTGATGGATGGACGGGATATAGGTACTACGGTATATCCGGATGCGCAGGTTAAATTTTTCATGACGGCCGACCCAAAAATCCGTGCCGAACGCAGGTTCAGGGAACTACAGAGTAAGGGAGATACTACCACCAGTCTGGAGGATGTTTTTGAAAATCTTGCTCACCGTGATTATGCAGATACTACACGTAAGGAAAGCCCGCTTACCCGGGCAGAAGACGCTATCATACTGGATAACACCGACCTTACAGAATCAGAACAGCTTCATTTTGCCCTGGATATGGTACACCAGCACTTGCCATAA
- the arfB gene encoding alternative ribosome rescue aminoacyl-tRNA hydrolase ArfB: MIPVKEDILKVVTFKTSRSGGKGGQNVNKVSSKVELIFNITDAPFFSSEERALLIERLANRLDQDGNLHVVSQEDRSQLLNKEKTIAKLLALLKSGLHVQKKRKPTKIPKAVIRKRLENKQSVAAKKESRKRPQLD, encoded by the coding sequence ATGATACCAGTTAAAGAAGACATCCTGAAAGTAGTAACCTTTAAAACCTCGCGGAGTGGGGGCAAAGGTGGACAAAATGTAAACAAGGTGTCCAGTAAGGTAGAACTGATATTTAACATTACCGATGCACCGTTTTTTAGTTCCGAAGAGCGTGCCTTGTTGATAGAAAGATTGGCCAACAGATTGGATCAGGATGGAAACCTGCATGTTGTGTCGCAGGAAGACCGTAGTCAATTGTTAAATAAAGAAAAAACAATTGCCAAACTGCTTGCGCTACTCAAATCGGGTTTACATGTTCAGAAAAAAAGAAAACCGACTAAAATCCCTAAGGCCGTTATTAGAAAACGGTTGGAAAATAAACAATCAGTAGCTGCAAAAAAAGAATCCAGGAAACGGCCTCAATTGGATTAA
- the gpmI gene encoding 2,3-bisphosphoglycerate-independent phosphoglycerate mutase: MNNKKVVLLILDGWGYGKKDNSDAAYAANTPFFDSIIQNYPNSTLEASGEAVGLPAGQMGNSEVGHMNLGAGRIVYQELGRINKAISDRSLFQNPELLNAFNYAKKNNKAVHFIGLASDGGVHAHINHLKALCDAATEQGLKDVFVHAFMDGRDTDPNSGLHFIKDLDHHLQSSSAKIASLIGRYYAMDRDSRWERVKLAYDLLTKGTGAATSDPATAIAQSYKDGITDEFIKPIVVTQSNGQPLATIQPDDVVICFNYRTDRGREITAVLTQNDYPDFGMHKLPLYYVTMTTYDESFENVKVIFTKDDLTETLGEVLEKYHKNQIRIAETEKYPHVTFFFSGGREQVFENEKRIMIPSPKVATYDLQPEMSAAGITEAICKELETGWADFVCLNFANPDMVGHTGVFDAVVKAVETADSCAEIVVKKGLENGYSFIILADHGNSEFMINNDGSVNTAHTTNLVPCILIDRDYKAIADGKLGDIAPTILSIMDIPKPEIMTGNSLV; encoded by the coding sequence ATGAACAACAAAAAAGTAGTACTATTGATTCTTGACGGCTGGGGATATGGAAAGAAAGACAATTCTGACGCTGCATATGCAGCCAATACCCCATTTTTCGATTCTATAATCCAAAATTATCCCAATTCAACACTGGAAGCATCTGGTGAAGCCGTAGGTTTACCTGCCGGTCAGATGGGAAACTCTGAAGTTGGCCATATGAATCTTGGCGCGGGCAGAATTGTATACCAGGAGCTTGGAAGAATAAATAAAGCTATAAGCGATAGAAGTCTGTTTCAAAATCCGGAATTGTTGAACGCCTTCAATTATGCAAAAAAGAACAATAAAGCAGTTCACTTCATAGGTCTGGCTTCAGACGGAGGTGTACATGCACATATTAACCACCTGAAAGCACTTTGCGACGCCGCTACAGAACAAGGTTTAAAAGACGTTTTTGTTCATGCATTTATGGATGGAAGAGATACTGATCCCAATTCAGGACTTCATTTTATCAAAGACCTGGATCATCACCTCCAATCTTCATCTGCTAAAATTGCCAGTTTGATAGGCCGTTACTACGCTATGGACAGAGATAGCAGATGGGAAAGAGTAAAACTAGCCTACGATTTGCTGACAAAAGGTACTGGTGCAGCCACTAGCGACCCGGCAACAGCCATAGCACAATCGTACAAAGATGGAATAACTGACGAGTTCATCAAACCTATTGTAGTAACTCAAAGCAATGGACAGCCCCTGGCCACTATACAGCCCGATGACGTGGTGATTTGTTTCAATTACAGAACTGATCGCGGCAGGGAAATCACCGCCGTGCTCACACAAAATGATTACCCGGATTTTGGCATGCATAAATTGCCCTTATACTATGTAACCATGACCACTTACGATGAGAGCTTTGAAAACGTAAAAGTCATATTTACAAAGGATGACCTGACCGAGACACTAGGCGAAGTATTGGAAAAATACCATAAAAACCAGATACGTATTGCCGAAACAGAAAAATACCCACACGTTACTTTTTTCTTCTCGGGCGGACGAGAGCAGGTATTTGAAAACGAAAAAAGGATCATGATCCCTTCACCCAAGGTAGCAACTTACGATTTGCAGCCGGAAATGAGTGCAGCGGGAATTACTGAAGCCATTTGTAAAGAGTTGGAAACCGGTTGGGCAGATTTTGTGTGTTTAAACTTTGCCAATCCCGATATGGTGGGCCATACCGGTGTATTCGACGCTGTAGTTAAAGCTGTTGAAACAGCAGATAGCTGCGCAGAGATTGTAGTAAAAAAAGGTCTTGAAAATGGATATTCATTTATTATTCTGGCCGATCATGGTAATTCAGAATTTATGATCAACAATGATGGCTCGGTAAACACAGCCCACACCACCAATCTTGTTCCATGTATTTTAATAGATCGTGATTATAAAGCCATTGCTGATGGTAAACTGGGTGATATTGCCCCCACCATTCTGAGTATAATGGACATCCCTAAACCGGAAATCATGACTGGTAACAGCCTGGTATAA
- a CDS encoding efflux RND transporter periplasmic adaptor subunit, with product MKTKIQSLFLILPALLIMASCNSDQKKAVPPPTQVQSYPVVALKAQSTSLETDYPATLEGIQNIDIRPKVDGFVEKIYVDEGATVKKGQLLFSINAPQYEQQVRTASAAISSAEADVNAAQLQVNKTKPLVEKDIISKYDLDAAQLTLQSRKATLAQAKAELVNARVNLGYTRITSPVDGVIGSIPFKTGSLVSSNSAQPLTTVSNISKIYAYFSLNEKQLLGFSRNYKGNTLEAKLKNIPAVSLVLADGSTYAENGKIESINGLINTATGSASLRATFSNPVSLLRSGASASVRIPQHLENIILIPQKSTIDLQGKKFVFVLDEKGLVKNTEIEVMEITKGNYYVVTKGLKTGDKIVLEGFQSLKDGAEIKPEEKNADSVYADLNNK from the coding sequence ATGAAAACTAAAATTCAGTCCCTCTTTTTAATATTACCGGCCCTATTAATTATGGCCTCATGCAACAGCGATCAGAAAAAGGCTGTCCCCCCCCCAACACAAGTACAATCTTATCCGGTAGTTGCCTTAAAAGCACAATCAACTTCTCTTGAAACAGATTATCCGGCCACATTGGAAGGAATTCAAAATATCGATATCAGGCCAAAAGTTGACGGTTTTGTAGAGAAAATATATGTAGATGAAGGGGCTACTGTTAAAAAAGGTCAGCTACTGTTTAGCATCAATGCACCTCAATATGAACAACAGGTAAGAACGGCAAGTGCGGCCATTAGTAGTGCCGAAGCGGATGTAAATGCGGCACAGCTACAGGTTAATAAAACAAAACCACTGGTAGAAAAAGACATCATCAGCAAATATGATTTGGATGCTGCCCAGTTAACTTTACAAAGCAGAAAAGCTACTTTAGCACAAGCCAAAGCAGAGCTGGTAAATGCCAGGGTAAATTTAGGCTATACCCGTATCACCAGTCCGGTTGATGGGGTAATAGGTAGCATTCCTTTTAAAACAGGAAGCCTGGTAAGCAGCAACAGCGCGCAACCATTAACTACTGTTTCCAATATTTCAAAAATTTACGCTTACTTCTCATTAAATGAGAAACAACTGTTGGGCTTTTCGCGCAATTACAAAGGAAACACGCTTGAAGCGAAGCTGAAAAATATACCTGCAGTATCGTTGGTACTTGCCGACGGCAGCACCTATGCCGAGAATGGTAAAATTGAATCTATTAATGGACTTATCAATACAGCTACAGGTTCGGCCAGCTTAAGGGCCACTTTTAGTAATCCAGTTAGCCTTTTAAGAAGTGGTGCAAGTGCATCTGTACGCATTCCTCAGCACCTGGAAAATATCATCCTTATCCCACAAAAATCGACCATCGATTTACAGGGTAAAAAGTTTGTATTTGTACTGGACGAGAAAGGCTTGGTAAAAAACACAGAAATAGAAGTAATGGAAATTACCAAAGGTAATTATTATGTAGTTACAAAAGGACTTAAAACCGGCGACAAAATAGTGTTAGAAGGATTCCAGTCGTTAAAAGACGGTGCAGAGATAAAACCGGAAGAGAAAAATGCAGATTCAGTTTATGCCGATCTTAATAATAAGTAA
- a CDS encoding bestrophin family protein, giving the protein MFLLSVIPTALFYFLDIKWLAIPWVPIALLGTAAAFISGFRNTQTYNRTWEARQIYGAIINSSRAFGIMVKDFVRSNNKEEQTALHKEIMYRHFAWLTSLRFQLRETKSWENIKSKSYNREFLKYYKVPEWESSLDEELKSFLSEHECHHILSTKNRATQIIAQQSSQLKELNEKGLISDYNYVALENQLKDLYDQQGKCERIKNFPYPRQFSSINIFFTNALCILLPLGFIGEFSKLVEKMGENIIWLTVPFSVLIGWVFLSLDQIGESTENPFEGGANDIPITQISRNIEIDLREMLGEKDLPPAIAAQNNIML; this is encoded by the coding sequence ATGTTTTTGTTGAGCGTTATTCCAACTGCATTATTCTATTTTTTAGATATAAAATGGCTGGCCATTCCCTGGGTACCTATTGCCTTACTGGGAACTGCCGCTGCATTTATTTCGGGGTTTAGAAATACACAAACCTACAACCGTACCTGGGAAGCAAGGCAAATTTATGGTGCTATTATCAACAGCAGTCGAGCTTTTGGTATCATGGTTAAAGATTTTGTACGAAGCAACAATAAAGAAGAACAAACAGCTTTGCACAAAGAAATAATGTACCGTCATTTTGCCTGGCTTACAAGTTTACGTTTTCAATTAAGAGAAACAAAAAGTTGGGAAAATATAAAAAGTAAAAGCTACAACCGGGAATTTTTGAAATATTATAAAGTACCTGAATGGGAAAGTAGTTTAGATGAAGAATTGAAATCATTTTTAAGTGAACACGAATGCCATCATATTTTATCCACTAAAAACAGAGCCACTCAAATTATTGCCCAACAATCCAGCCAGCTAAAAGAACTAAATGAAAAGGGGCTGATTTCTGATTATAATTACGTTGCATTAGAAAATCAATTGAAAGATTTATATGACCAGCAGGGAAAATGTGAAAGAATTAAAAACTTCCCCTATCCCCGGCAGTTTTCAAGCATCAACATATTCTTTACCAATGCCTTGTGCATATTGCTACCCCTAGGTTTTATTGGAGAATTTTCGAAGCTTGTAGAAAAAATGGGAGAAAACATAATCTGGTTAACAGTACCATTTAGTGTACTTATTGGCTGGGTATTTTTATCGCTTGATCAAATTGGGGAAAGTACTGAAAACCCTTTTGAAGGGGGAGCAAATGATATTCCTATTACACAAATAAGCCGCAATATAGAGATAGACTTACGGGAAATGCTGGGAGAAAAAGACTTGCCGCCGGCAATAGCAGCGCAAAACAACATTATGCTTTAA
- a CDS encoding tetratricopeptide repeat protein encodes MNYFKQTILLLFLFSTGTAFAQNSGYDKLGMQAMMKGDYKGAVNQLEKADTKSPNNANVLKMLGYSYFQCGDFENSIDTYSRLIVLKPADYSAYYYRGKGRQNVANDPKESLNNMRESFYLAAIKDFTKAIEINGEEDAQLLQNRALAYKDYAIYKSYKIKTKAEKAACIAIFNNSVADFQKVLLVQPQRKDILSLIDYVKAQITSLK; translated from the coding sequence ATGAACTATTTCAAGCAAACGATTTTATTGTTATTTCTTTTTTCTACCGGTACTGCATTTGCACAAAATAGTGGGTACGATAAGCTGGGTATGCAGGCGATGATGAAGGGAGATTATAAAGGCGCGGTAAATCAACTGGAAAAGGCCGATACCAAAAGTCCAAATAATGCTAATGTGTTGAAAATGTTAGGATATTCTTATTTTCAATGTGGAGACTTTGAAAATTCTATTGATACGTACAGCCGCTTGATTGTGTTAAAACCAGCTGACTATTCTGCGTACTATTACCGTGGAAAAGGCCGACAAAATGTAGCCAACGATCCGAAAGAGTCGTTAAATAATATGCGTGAGAGTTTTTACCTTGCCGCTATTAAAGATTTTACAAAGGCCATTGAGATCAATGGGGAAGAAGATGCTCAATTGTTACAAAATAGGGCATTGGCTTACAAGGATTATGCTATATACAAGTCTTATAAAATTAAGACCAAAGCCGAAAAAGCTGCTTGTATAGCTATTTTTAACAATTCTGTTGCTGATTTTCAGAAAGTATTGCTGGTTCAGCCACAGCGCAAAGATATTTTGTCTTTAATCGACTACGTAAAAGCGCAAATCACCAGTTTGAAATAA